GTTTCCTTTTAGATTACGTATCGCTGAAGAAGACCAGAGCAGGTAAGAACTCAATCATGCAAAGGACCGTTGCAGCAACCCTAAAATTGACTTCAGCTTGTTCAAAATGTCAACAGGATGAAAGCGATGCCTCGTCATTGCTGTAACATTCCTCGCTATACATCAAAGAGAGTGTCTACTGGCGTGAAGTATAGGCTTCTCGTCATTTTCGTCGGGATCAAGGTCAACCTCATCTTCATAATCCACTTCTATAATGGTTCTGTCTTTAATATATGGTTCTTCCAATTCAAATGGTTGAGCTTGAGAATGATCTCCACCTTCAGGCATAGTATCTGACAATAGCTCTCGCATCTCAGATTCTATGAATGCTTCCATTTGAGCTCGCTCTCTATCCTTCGGGTAGGTGAAGTAGAGAAATGAATAGATGAAACAACAGAGTGCCATCGGAATTCCTATTGCTGTGTACAGTGCTTTTGCCAACGGCAAAGCGTTTTCTCTATCTGTTGCAATCTCTTCAGATTCACTTACTCCTTTCTGAATAGGTTTGTAACCGTAAACGTGCTGAGCTAGAATTCCAACTGCAGGAGGGGCGAATGATGACAAGATGGATTCAAAAGATCGGTCCAAAGCATAGACGCTTGTTCTTGACTTCTCTGGAACTATTTCTGCAAATATTGGACTGCATGCATAGGAACATTCACATTCCACGTTATCAATATAGGAGCAAGAAAAGTCCTTTGAACTCTCAACTATACATGCTCAAGTTTGTCAATTCTTTTTTGGCTCTTCATGTGTTTTCTACAAGTGAACTCGGGCTTATGTCCGGACTCTTGCATACCTTGATCCAATATTTAATAGGACATTTCGAGATACATTTATTTTGTCCAGCTTATGACAAAACTAAGTTGGTAAATGCTACATTGCGAGtatgtaaaatataatttcacgTAATGGAATGTTAAACAAAATAGATggagggaaaagagaaagtttgaGAATCTTACTTGTTTGCAGCTGGAGCATTCCAGGAAATGCAGAAGCCAACAATGATTAAGACCAAACCATGCATCACACCTGTGGATGGATCATCAGGTAAAACAAGCAAGAGTATTGCTGCTAAAGGGATGGCCGATGCCGAGCTTATTTGGGCTAGAATGATCCTTCCAGAATTCGGGAGACGTGTGGACAGGAAATCCCCCATCCTACCACCAAAAAGGCCCCCCACAGAAGTAGCAATCACAAACATGGCTATCAGGAATGCAGTTTTCTTGTGGGAGAACCCAATTAGCTCCAACCACATCGGTGCAAATGACAATGCAGACCAGGGGAATGAACCAGTAACACCCTGAGCAACGATAATTTGAAATGATGGGATCTTTACGACTGATTTTGCTTCCAGAACCAGGCCCTTCACTTCAGACCATAAGGTTCTATTTGACATTTGATTGCTAGATTTTGCCCCACTATCTGAAAAATGTGGATCATTGGCAAAGAGGTAGACTAACGTACCAACAATGATGCTGATTAGTCCTACCAGATGGAAGGCAATTCTCCAACCAGGGATACCGATGAATGTTATTGGAGCTATTAGTACTGCAATGAATCCTCCAATAACAGAACCAAGATTGCTTGTGAGTTGTAACCACCCAAAAGCCATACCACGGTTACTGTCATCTGTTGAGTCAGCAACAAGGGACTGGATTGCAGGTCCAACAATGGCAAGGCCAATTCCGTTTAAAGCTCTAGATATGGCCACCTGTTCAAATGATGCCAAATGACTAAATAATTTAACTTGGTTGCTTGCTCTAGCCGCTACCGGTACTTCCTGTAGCACTCTAAGCAATTTTTATAGTAGCTAACTGAAAAATCCCCCAAACAAATTGTAGACATATGATATTTTAGGGAATTCATAACTACAGATTTGTTAACTCATAAGGaaacaatagaaaaaaaataaaaaaaaaaagtttaacctGACATCAGCCTTAAGAAGCAGTTGAACCAAGAAAATAAACACCTCTAACCCTCTGTGCTTGACTGAGCAAGCAAGGGAAAAAACACAACattaaagaaaaagtgaaaacacCAAAATATTCCAAGATTTCTTTTGGTGCCACAAATGTGCATCTTCAACAATGTTTCTTAATTCAAGTTACATTTATCAATGGCAGATGAAATCCATTAATGCATTTTCCTCTGTTTTTATTCACCAGATAACCAGATCCATCATAACCAAGAATACAAGTACATCCACCAAATCACCACCATCAGACCAAATATTTGCACCATTATAGTTGCCAATACGCTCAACCGATCCAATCCAAAACAACCAAAACATAATCAGGCAATACGCTccaatcactaattcacaatacAGAAAACCTCAATTAAACCATACCCAATTCAACAAACTTGAACCGAAACAACATATAAAGACCAAAACCAAAATCTCTGATTCCCAGGCATCACCTTTCACATTCCCACCAACCAAGCaaagaaagataaataaaagatcactcgattaaaaaaataaagggggCAAAATAGGTAGCTACAGTTTACCTGAAAGAAACTGGAGGAGAAGGCAACAAGGAAAGTGGCAGCAGCCCATAAAAACGCACCAAGAGCTATTACATGGGCTCGATTGTGACGCACAGCCAGGTATGCAGCAATTGGATAACAAGCGGATTGAACGATAGATCTGAACAAGGTGAGAGAGCCGAGTCCAGTGGGGTCGGTGTGAAGGGCAGCACCAACTTCCTTGTAAACGCCTGGTAACAATGACTCATCCGCCCTCTCCATGATCCCTGCCAGGTTCACCAGGACCAGAGTCAAAGTCTCGGCCTTCATTATTTTCCGCCCTGCTGAGTTATTGTCCCGCAGGTTTTGGGATATCTTTTGCGGACAATTACGTAGAATAGTGGAATAGTTCCCTGGTTGGCAGCCTCCGTTGGTTTTGGAATATTCGGATGCTTAGAATTTTGGGTGTTGAAAATTGGAaaggattatatatatatggtatatggggACAGTTGGGTATGTCTGTGGCAAGACAAATGGAGGCAATTGGAGATACGTGTAACGCATGGGTAAAATTTTGGACTTTGACTGAATTGCAAGGCGGGGGACGGGGGTCAGCTATAGATAGATAATATTGGAAATTAATATTGGAGCAACTTCGGATTGTGGATTTGGAGAGTTTTATGCATCGCCACTTGGCAGTGAGGGGAAATAGAAGAAAACATTTTTGTATATTAATCATGTGTAGGTTCAGTGGCAAAGCTGGGGTAGGGGCTTTGGCCCTTAGTTAAAAAATAGAAAGCTACTTGcagatttaattaaaataaaaataatttggttttttttaaaattaataattcaattctagACATTGTTGGATAAAAGTTAAGATAATGTGTAGTCTCTCATCTCATTATGTATTTCGGTTTTTTtcgtttgagtttttttttatttgatccattttataattatttggatATATATTTGTAGTTGTAATGTATTTGcgattcttttttatatttatacttgtaaattttcaaaaaaattaaatttacttaACCTAACCTTCGTAGTTTTggctttcaaaaattttattatttttctcggCCCCAACATAAAATTTTTGACTTCCTTCCTACGTAAGCCTACCTTCAAATTGTGGAAGCCACGTTTATAAATGATTATTGAAATTGTATTGGATAATAATTAAtagaaaaatggataaaaaatggAAATGAATATTATTACAATACAAAAGTATGGGATGGTTGATAAGGTTGGTTCACACCAAGTGGGGTGCAGAGAGTCACTATTATGAAGGAAGTTCAGATAAAGAGAGGTGCAGAAGGTGTTGCTCGCAGAGAAACAACGAGGTAGTTTGGtacaatttgggctaaataaataaAGTATTTTAGCTTGTCTTTACCCATCATCCAGGGGATTTATAGGGGGAAAGGATGACCAATCATGAACTCCTATAATAGGGTTGTGAGTGATCAGATGAGAGAGCTGATGGATGTGTTATGTCCCAATACATATTCTTTGTATCATGTAAGTCTTAGGAAAATGGTGCTTAGGGGAAGGTtgccatatataaattgtaaagatgagaCATCGAGATTTAAGAACTGAATTTTATAGGATGGTATatgaaaatataagaaatatatttaaaaagtaagataatttaataaagaaattatatttaaaatcatAAACCCATTTAATAATTTTGAGATATGAAAAAAGTGGGTAAGTTGGGCTGGACAACAAGGATCCCATTCTTTTACTTTACCAAGatttaattgaaagaaaaaggggtaaaagataaataaagaaaaagaaaaaggcattGCAAATTGAATGGTATTAGGAGTGGATCAGATTAATTCACATTATCGCTCTAAATATAAGATTACCATTTTTGTTTTAACaatttttgatattattaataacgcaattttaaataatataggagAGAATCCTAGTGTTACCTATTATTAATGACTTTAATCCATTTTCTTTACGccataaaagaataataataattaatgaatCAAGCTCtgaatttgtatatattttttaaactcgCAAATGAGTTTTGATAATCTAATCATTACATTTcgtttaaatttgagatttaatctatatactttaattttgacatgATTTGATACTtcaacttttataatgtcattagatagcctaaatactttattctaattaaaatagtGGTGTGGAATTTTAATAATTGTTACCACCgttcaatttctttattaaatttaggtgttattttttgttacatagatactaaatttattttattgttttcaccAACACAAAAGAATTCTAACAAATGAACCTAATTcgaaaagtagagagactaaattcttgaaaataaaaatatgaaaattaaatttcacatatatGAAGAATACAAAAACTTTGAATAAATtgtaacctttaaatttttacactataatttaaacaataaataaataattacccCAACCCAAAATGgaaataatatttttctattgGTTTATTGTTTATTTGTGATACTTTGTCTATCATATTAttgtattttttctaaaaatttaattaattttttatatattatattttatccatTATATCATCTTAATTGATCATTATAAACTAGGTTTTACTTTCACTATTTGCATATATAATCTTAATttgtacttaattaattattataagcAACGTTTTTATTATTACTCTTTGCATAATTGaatagttttatttatatattcactCAAGcaagaatattatattttatataattctacaaaaatatttaatgacaaggtggttttttttttatacctatatcttttcattattttccaaATGTATTTTCTACAACAGGAGGATTCTAAGGAATTAAAACTGGAAGAAATCGCTCCACTTTCTCGCCTATTATTTTGTTGATGGTTATTAAAGgatctttatttttataaaaaaaatttattttagcttttcatttaatttacattgtttgtcaaatcatcttaaaatgaatgaaaaagttaacatttgttaactttgttgatgtggtATACAAGTGGTTTGCCACGTGAATGCCATGTTagtaactaattaattttttaaattagagtgaTTTAACAAATCATGCAAGTTCAAGGGATAAAAGATGTCAAATTTTAAATAgaaggctaaaatgatttttttataaagccAAAGGGTCAAACAAGTCGTTATGTCTTTTTAAATAGCTTAGTGCTCAATTTGGCCCCAAACTAAAATTGTTTTTCCACTTGGTACCTAAACATTTTGTTGTCCCAGTGTGATACTTAGATTATCATTATGTTACCTGGTTTAGCCTCTCTTTTTTGTAACAGTGGTCACCACGCGTGGTGCCAATCAAAATGTGCCACATGGCACCTTTCAACCAATCAAAACGTGTCATGTGGCACTTAgggttatttaaaataaaaaattggccCACCATTGACTTGATGTTGATTGACATTAATCACTGTTGATCAACATTGACCACCATTGATTGACCGTTGATCATGTTGAAAAATTCTAGTTTAAAAAGTGGTTTTCTATcctaacaaaaaaattaaaaaattgaacatttacgcggtttgtgatatttatagcaataatttttttccaaaaaattacaTGTGCTTTGTGTGAGATAGATTCCAGACGTTCTTGGCTTTCAACCGAAAAGTTTTCTCCGCTATTTTCATACCacgaattgcttcgagtgtgggctcgaacaatcacgaatcaaacacaaaaccaaaaacAATTTATCCCTTTCAATAGGAAAAAGTAAATCTCTCTAAATAAAAATTGTCAGAATTATTATTCccctataaatatattttatacttagaaaattatattttctagcagaataaaaatattgaaaacttATATAAACTGTTGTGTAAATAGGTCTATCAGTATAATCTATTTATAGGGAGTGATAGAAAAATCTTGGTTGaattaataaaatacaaataatatttatttaatagaaaaactaatCTTCTAATTTAACTAGAAGAGGGGGCTGACACTTCCTAGTTAAATACACTAGGGATGTTGCCTAATATGATGAGAGATTGGGCTTCTTTTGTATTAGTCCAATTATATATGTTTCTTAAACTTTTAATCAAACACTTCATAATTAAATCTAACgtaatacatgtttttctatttcccaaaataaatattatttattaattaatttaatcagataaattaatttccaattaaataaatttctcatgtaacaccccaaacctagcctaaacgttatggtcgaatccggAGATGTCACAAAGAAGGATTTTGAAAACGGAGTCGTTACGATAAATCATTCTAGCTTTATAACTCATATTCACTTATATCTAATGCCAAAAacgttatttaattattttatttaccaaaacgAGATTTATAGCGAAAGTTATAGAAAACGTTGTTTTTGAAAATCCCTTTCATAATATTGgaaaacctttgttttagtaaaaaccatAGTTTTAAATATCCGTCGCAAATAATATGTTAAAACGAGAGTCTAAATCCCAAAATTACACCAAATAGTCCAGAGAGTCCAATTATTACAAACTCTaaaaataatctttaaattaaaataaaaaccagtTCGTGGTCACCGTGAGGCTCCGtcacaccgatccgcctaagcttgtggattacctaaacagaatagaaaaacagatgtgagttttcgtaaactcagtgtgtaccccaacagaaatagacatgcaatTCATACAAATATCACATACATAATCAGATTTAGATTCAGATTCGAACTTAAGTCCTTTATAGATACAGATAACAAAATTAGATATGTAGAACAGATATACAaaatcctacccctatcctctacacaccaactccgaccaacccatcacaccatgtgagattaaaaacacccacccatccctacacatcatATCATGCCATTACGACACGTATCAGATAATGTGCAACCAAGCTGCCACAATATAGGAGATGGTCGtcatacagaacacttcctccacatatacaaaaccCGTCTCAGTCACAAATACAGAAATAACAAACGCATGcataacatgctcatatacaaatttcatatatatatcctTAACACAATAGTCAGACATGCATAACAGTGTCTTACTCAGAGCAGAGTATCAGaatatcaaataacataatttaaggatttgGTTAGCCCTTACAACCCTACGGTAGACCCAAAGTCGATTGGAATAACCcatgcgaccctagggaaaatttcagaattatgggcccacatgcccatgtggccaacACACCCAACTTGGCCTATCCCATATGGCCCACACGGTTACGCCCACAccatcacatggtcgtgtcttgtGCATGACCACACCTTTGtcagacacacagccatgtctcacacatggccaaccacacgaccgaccacacacccatgtggcgtCAACAGATTACTTTTTCGGCTTTCGCCTAAAcctaattttctttgttttgcgAACACATTGGCACGATTTTGATGCCAAATCACTCCCGAGTCGACCAGCACCTAAAATCAATACAATAAATCTTCCAAAATCAAtcttatttcacaattaaatcgAACCCACAAAACCGACAACAGTTTAAAACAAGCGTTTATCACTTACCCCAAAGCTCCGAATTATTCTAACTACGATTCCGCAAGAGGAAAGCCCCGTTCTATACAATCCACTGCtaccaaaactcaaaatcaacgaacagaaagaaagaataaaatcAATTTGAACTGTTTAAAAACGATTTCCCCAAACCATACGAAATTCACCCCTTACACTTATCAAACCGCACAAAAACACCAAAAGACTGAAAAATCGAGATTGAATGGCAGGATTGCGACAGAATTTCAAAAGCAAGAAAGCAAAGGATTTTGCCAGACAATAGGAAAAGAACGTCAATTCTTTTGGGAATTTGGAAgaggaaaaaataataaaaattttgaaaaagaaaaatatgacaaCATATCCCTTATTTTCCTCCCACTAGTCCACTAACTCACAACTACCTCAGAGTTTTAACTCAACTGAAACTTTATCAGACAACCGAACAAAAATTAACACCCTCACTCACACAAGGATTTGAACACAGGATCTCTAACATACCAACTctttaccactcaaaccagcaggctcattctaatatagattaacaaacaattttatataagcccactaACCAATGACTAGGCTTGGatctaaaaaataacaaaatttgccaaAAGTGAGAGttgaacccaaaacctcacacacacacacaaaacacttaaccactgaggcAAATACACATTTATGCTAGAATTTTGCAGATACAGAAATATTTTAAGTGGGGCGTTGCATCTCAACTCAATTTTAATACCGTtgaagtcatgacaactttaccgtaaaaagttttatgagaaaatatatttaatttcatattcaatggattcataatgactaattaatttaattctattttcgatcttcaattatttaattaaataataattcgaaaaacttaaattaattttcaagtcatttttatacttagtgagaaaatatATTCATTCCCGAATGTGACcaatttcaccaaatttatcattttcattcatttttgttcatttgatcaagcttttcacctattaattagaaatttatttagtcatgaagtcattccactatagtattgtggcTGAACTCTCCTTAATTACATACAATTATAAAAGCTACTCAATCAGTGATCGTCTAATGAACTtgttataagtgtgttaccttcGTAGAATATCCTTattctctttgggataaattcattctccaatatgatcctattttatctcatggtaaccactatattttccttcatgaaaagttaattactgtcaaatagtaattaagtctgtAATATGCCAATTTGCCTAGCCCGTGTAAGcaataaaccaaaataataaatcaaataaaattaagtcCATGTCCAGATTACAACAAAATTTACCCCAAACCCAATACAGACTTCAACCCAATACCAACAGCCCGAATTAGCCCAAGACACAGAAACCCTAAGCAGTTAGCAGCAAACCAGTGCCACAGCAACCTCACCAACGTCGCAGCACGTCGCCCCACACCCTGCACATTCTTCCTGCAACAAACCACAAACCACGAACATCAAATAATAGCAGAAATTACGACAATAATGAAAAAAAGAGTTTTCGAGAGTTTTTTTTTCCGTtatttcggctatataaagccaaatttaatttgtaaaaggGGTTACGAATATTGTGTCAAAAACTATTGAAAAAATGAGAATCAAATAGCAATTTGAAGGTGAtttgttttttttcccttttctcttcgaattttctttttttggttttgatctttatttcatatttttaaaaataaaaaaataaagaggaaaaagtGACTTACCTGGTTTCGAGTGCCGTTCACGGTGGCTTCACGGTGGGCACGACGGCGGCGGCATGAAGGTGCTAGGgtcgaaaccctagcagagaaccCCCCTCACCTTTGCTTaccatttttaaaaaatgaaatagaaatgtttttaagaaaaatttcgTTTTTAGTATTAAAggagaacgacgccgttttaatgAGGgaagatccgcgcgttgacccgacctGCAGACAGGGTCCGCGCGTTCTTGT
The genomic region above belongs to Gossypium hirsutum isolate 1008001.06 chromosome D05, Gossypium_hirsutum_v2.1, whole genome shotgun sequence and contains:
- the LOC107905125 gene encoding uncharacterized protein isoform X2, whose amino-acid sequence is MAFGWLQLTSNLGSVIGGFIAVLIAPITFIGIPGWRIAFHLVGLISIIVGTLVYLFANDPHFSDSGAKSSNQMSNRTLWSEVKGLVLEAKSVVKIPSFQIIVAQGVTGSFPWSALSFAPMWLELIGFSHKKTAFLIAMFVIATSVGGLFGGRMGDFLSTRLPNSGRIILAQISSASAIPLAAILLLVLPDDPSTGVMHGLVLIIVGFCISWNAPAANNPIFAEIVPEKSRTSVYALDRSFESILSSFAPPAVGILAQHVYGYKPIQKGVSESEEIATDRENALPLAKALYTAIGIPMALCCFIYSFLYFTYPKDRERAQMEAFIESEMRELLSDTMPEGGDHSQAQPFELEEPYIKDRTIIEVDYEDEVDLDPDENDEKPILHASRHSL
- the LOC107905125 gene encoding uncharacterized protein isoform X1, translated to MKAETLTLVLVNLAGIMERADESLLPGVYKEVGAALHTDPTGLGSLTLFRSIVQSACYPIAAYLAVRHNRAHVIALGAFLWAAATFLVAFSSSFFQVAISRALNGIGLAIVGPAIQSLVADSTDDSNRGMAFGWLQLTSNLGSVIGGFIAVLIAPITFIGIPGWRIAFHLVGLISIIVGTLVYLFANDPHFSDSGAKSSNQMSNRTLWSEVKGLVLEAKSVVKIPSFQIIVAQGVTGSFPWSALSFAPMWLELIGFSHKKTAFLIAMFVIATSVGGLFGGRMGDFLSTRLPNSGRIILAQISSASAIPLAAILLLVLPDDPSTGVMHGLVLIIVGFCISWNAPAANNPIFAEIVPEKSRTSVYALDRSFESILSSFAPPAVGILAQHVYGYKPIQKGVSESEEIATDRENALPLAKALYTAIGIPMALCCFIYSFLYFTYPKDRERAQMEAFIESEMRELLSDTMPEGGDHSQAQPFELEEPYIKDRTIIEVDYEDEVDLDPDENDEKPILHASRHSL